The following coding sequences lie in one Arachis stenosperma cultivar V10309 chromosome 5, arast.V10309.gnm1.PFL2, whole genome shotgun sequence genomic window:
- the LOC130980985 gene encoding uncharacterized protein LOC130980985 produces MPTFIKYIKELLSRKSSLKGGQTIVLNKECSALIQHELPAKRRDPGSFHIPCAIGETMFDRALCDLGASINLLPLSLAKRLQINEIMPTDVVIRLADKTQKQAIGVVENVLLKVGKYFLPTDFVISDMEESYTHPIILGRPFLATAKALIDVEKGELILRIHDERLSFNVFKLSQEVDQEHKEPSKNQDEMLKEEASTEAHPTYLETPLVTEQGKQPLLQLKEKLEEPKPLEACEDNITITIGKEVINSKAISKDTRKNVPRKWRNKKIPTEDFSPGDRVISAYFPDIPPNLPTVPSQLPKVFTINRILSLEHAEIIDTTNGYKSTARGEDFKHYQPP; encoded by the coding sequence ATGCCTACATTCATCAAGTACATAAAGGAACTTCTTTCTAGGAAAAGCTCACTCAAAGGAGGCCAAACTATAGTGTTAaacaaggaatgtagtgccCTTATTCAACATGAATTGCCTGCAAAAAGAAGAGACCCAGGTAGTTTTCACATCCCCTGTGCCATAGGGGAAACAATGTTCGATAGAGCACTCtgtgatttaggagcaagcatcaacttactGCCCCTATCCCTGGCGAAAAGGTTACAGATCAATGAGATAATGCCCACAGATGTGGTCATCAGACTGGCTGATAAGACTCAAAAgcaagcaataggagtggtGGAAAATGTGTTACTAAAGGTTGGGAAATACTTTCTCCCAACAGACTTTGTCATCTCGGACATGGAAGAAAGTTACACTCACCCAATCATAttgggaagacccttcctagctacGGCCAAagcactcatagatgtggaGAAAGGGGAGCTAATATTGAGGATCCATGATGAACGGCTCAGCTTTAATGTCTTCAAACTCTCACAAGAAGTAGACCAAGAACACAAGGAACCAAGTAAAAACCAGGATGAGATGCtaaaggaggaagcaagcacAGAAGCACACCCAACCTATCTGGAGACCCCTTTGGTTACTGAACAAGGGAAACAGCCACTACTACAGCTCAAGGAAAAGTTAGAGGAACCTAAACCTCTAGAGGCATGTGAAGACAACATCACAATTACCATAGGAAAGGAAGTCATCAATAGCAAGGCAATATCAAAGGACACAAGGAAGAATGTACCAAGGAAGTGGAGGAACAAAAAGATCCCTACGGAAGACTTCTCTCCAGGAGATAGAGTGATCTCAGCTTACTTTCCAGACATCCCCCCTAATCTCCCTACTGTACCATCTCAGTTACCTAAAGTCTTCACAATCAACAGAATTCTCTCCCTGGAACATGCAGAGATCATTGATACAACCAATGGATACAAGTCCACAGCGAGAGGGGAGGACTTCAAGCATTACCAACCACCCTGA